In Treponema rectale, a single genomic region encodes these proteins:
- a CDS encoding carbohydrate-binding domain-containing protein: protein MKKLFLFSIIISLMFTSCFKKVPVKLSVNYDEARKNYGTELQISPLNDSVKFGKNTIVIAPEAEDVTYTLSGYYNGEICCTTKNTVIKLKNAFIENSNGRPALLCEAKAEISAAKDSTNYIVSWGKGFAKTAALEGKRGLVLGGGGTLYVSGKICHGVESEEAKIKGTGKFYIEGTLKGSALKCTTLTVEEDKTFSCYLLNSKNGIKADSNISVASGNFYLYDNGTALKTDTSEDSPNTAHYINLAGGTFHLFNNTSLYTTDEDSWNTSGAIFIED, encoded by the coding sequence ATGAAAAAACTTTTTTTATTTTCAATAATAATTTCTCTTATGTTTACATCCTGCTTTAAGAAAGTACCTGTAAAACTTTCTGTTAATTATGATGAAGCAAGAAAAAATTATGGAACGGAATTACAAATTTCACCTTTGAATGATTCCGTAAAATTTGGAAAAAACACTATCGTAATTGCACCAGAAGCAGAAGATGTTACCTATACACTCAGCGGATACTACAACGGAGAAATCTGCTGCACAACAAAAAACACTGTTATAAAACTAAAGAATGCATTTATCGAAAACTCAAACGGACGACCTGCCCTTCTGTGTGAAGCCAAAGCAGAAATTTCTGCAGCAAAAGACAGCACAAACTACATCGTTTCCTGGGGAAAAGGATTTGCTAAAACCGCAGCTCTTGAAGGAAAACGGGGACTTGTTTTAGGTGGCGGCGGAACTTTGTACGTATCGGGAAAAATCTGTCACGGAGTTGAATCAGAAGAAGCAAAAATAAAAGGTACCGGAAAGTTTTATATTGAAGGGACTCTAAAAGGCTCAGCCCTTAAATGCACGACACTTACTGTTGAAGAAGACAAAACCTTCTCCTGCTATCTATTAAATTCAAAAAACGGAATAAAAGCTGACAGCAATATTTCTGTTGCCTCAGGAAACTTTTATTTATACGACAACGGTACTGCCCTAAAAACAGATACTTCCGAAGACTCTCCTAATACGGCTCATTACATAAACCTGGCAGGAGGAACATTTCATTTATTCAACAATACAAGTCTTTATACAACCGATGAAGACAGCTGGAACACATCAGGCGCTATATTTATAGAAGACTAA
- a CDS encoding type II toxin-antitoxin system HicB family antitoxin, with translation MKTFEEYMKLPYKLEIIPDTEESGFVASYPELPGCITCGETVAEVVANAEDAKKAWLTAAIEDNIEIAEPETANSYSGQFKLRLPKTLHKILAEDSKKEGVSMNQYCVYLLAKNSEKEHISIAKKKSVLV, from the coding sequence ATGAAAACTTTTGAAGAATATATGAAATTACCATATAAATTGGAAATTATTCCAGATACAGAAGAATCTGGTTTCGTCGCTTCATATCCGGAACTTCCTGGCTGCATTACTTGTGGAGAAACTGTAGCTGAAGTCGTTGCAAATGCTGAAGACGCAAAAAAAGCATGGTTAACCGCTGCAATTGAAGATAATATAGAAATAGCAGAACCAGAAACCGCAAATTCCTATTCCGGTCAGTTTAAGCTTCGTCTTCCAAAGACATTACATAAAATTCTCGCAGAAGATTCAAAAAAAGAAGGCGTAAGCATGAATCAATATTGTGTATATCTTCTTGCTAAGAACTCAGAAAAAGAACATATATCTATTGCAAAGAAGAAGTCTGTACTCGTATAA
- a CDS encoding type II toxin-antitoxin system HicA family toxin — MAQWEKLLSKIKSLDKNMRFAELSKILQSYGYVVSQPKSGSSHYTFRKPGCNPITIPNHEPIKVVYVRMVKEIVEAEEANKKKED; from the coding sequence ATGGCACAATGGGAAAAATTATTAAGCAAAATAAAATCGCTTGATAAGAATATGCGGTTTGCAGAACTAAGCAAAATTCTGCAAAGCTATGGGTATGTTGTATCACAACCAAAAAGCGGTAGTAGTCATTATACATTCCGAAAACCCGGGTGCAATCCTATTACCATCCCAAATCATGAACCGATAAAAGTCGTTTATGTAAGAATGGTAAAAGAAATAGTTGAGGCAGAAGAAGCCAACAAGAAGAAGGAGGACTGA
- a CDS encoding sacsin N-terminal ATP-binding-like domain-containing protein — MKKSNFNTIEEMSKEKADWVVQTKKLNNFNGIKNTLTKLYTSSGHFIFELLQNAEDVYATEVKFELYTDRLVFEHNGSRPFDIDDINSITNIGDSTKEDDGNSIGKYGVGFKSVFEYTASPEIHSANYHFKIIDLFIPKSIDAYKDYDPSKTVIILPFNTEKNATTCYEEIKNSFNELESDVLLFLQNIAEITCVFEETKIKISRTNSYILDNCPKNVCRIQKSTFSGNNRKNTKPEFYKRFFKKIKVRNGTDEKKITIGIAFQVINSEKKNWKIFPIVKKDSSPGGEIFAYFPCKSEECKFCFHIHAPFALTVDREKLRENDEANIRVIECIGQLICESMEELKDVGLVSLELYKTLPNLKDDIDLGKYEKIRSKVITYFLNNPYILMSDGSYEDPHNKFIGSHNIQNLLSDEDLSLFYNVNQRKFWVKNPMQNNRDYNFLISLGIKEFGIVEFLKILIKKQRDEKEVFNTIIERFQNRNISWFVRLYSLMFDAWKSIETQFSRDSIRLLQLCYCNDEKLYPFEDCYLINSVSSMASESIHCVNIDCLISQETRHDLEYFFEDLVGIKEYELSDLIHNECRKFEEKSNKTIQESLMFYEFYKEDNSIIDILKQYKIFCSDNGVWDKAEFFYLSEELKDSCKNLSIYYDYYNLKVNEENKKIYNKSYSYPNMYKLNPEYKTFFYSDVDFSKFLDFLDIIGIYTSIVVWESPCKMNPMWLKIQENSEKFFGGNATETDVDYEIKYLDSFLKRSSKAVVFELIWNFLKSANLEWKNCEYSPAKKYLPKSYNSHIVLDLCNNEWVLQVTDDKTYFVKPEDACLSRLPEYYEKEYENSSIKEWLLLMNFGKNESQKNDSSLMEVDIDFVHLIKDLQNKGISKQRIVESMNILKNEDSNFIDEISDEMRNQSVRISKKQKELIESFLRSIYSDEDNRIHCQICKKTMPFKNKDGEDYFESVQLFSTELVQKEVKENYVALCPVCSAKMKVYYQYNKNSKKQLYDRIYHSQPNTNVFRINLDRDEEILFSECHISELKQSMNNKI, encoded by the coding sequence ATGAAAAAATCTAATTTTAATACAATTGAAGAAATGTCGAAAGAAAAAGCAGATTGGGTTGTTCAAACAAAAAAATTAAATAATTTTAATGGAATAAAAAATACATTAACAAAGCTTTATACATCTTCAGGTCATTTCATTTTTGAATTACTTCAAAATGCGGAAGATGTTTATGCAACTGAAGTAAAGTTTGAATTATATACAGATAGATTAGTTTTTGAACACAATGGTTCTCGACCTTTTGATATCGATGATATTAATTCAATTACAAACATTGGAGATAGTACAAAAGAAGATGATGGAAATTCAATTGGAAAATATGGAGTAGGTTTTAAATCTGTTTTTGAATATACTGCTTCTCCGGAAATACATTCAGCGAATTATCATTTTAAAATTATTGATTTATTTATTCCAAAAAGTATAGATGCTTATAAGGACTATGATCCATCTAAAACTGTAATTATTTTACCTTTTAATACTGAAAAAAATGCTACAACATGTTATGAAGAAATAAAAAATTCTTTTAATGAATTAGAAAGTGATGTTTTATTATTCTTACAAAATATTGCTGAAATAACTTGTGTTTTTGAAGAAACAAAAATTAAAATCTCAAGAACAAATTCATATATACTTGATAATTGTCCAAAAAATGTTTGTAGAATTCAAAAAAGTACTTTCAGTGGAAACAATAGAAAAAACACAAAGCCTGAGTTTTATAAAAGATTTTTTAAGAAAATAAAAGTTAGAAATGGAACTGATGAAAAAAAAATAACAATTGGTATTGCTTTTCAGGTTATTAATAGTGAGAAAAAAAATTGGAAAATTTTTCCAATAGTGAAGAAAGATTCATCTCCGGGTGGAGAAATTTTTGCATATTTTCCATGTAAGTCTGAGGAGTGTAAGTTTTGTTTTCATATACATGCTCCTTTTGCTTTAACTGTTGATAGAGAGAAATTACGTGAAAATGATGAAGCAAATATTAGGGTTATAGAGTGTATTGGGCAATTAATTTGTGAGTCAATGGAAGAGTTAAAAGATGTTGGATTAGTTTCTTTAGAATTATATAAGACACTTCCAAATTTAAAAGATGATATCGATTTAGGAAAGTATGAGAAAATAAGATCAAAAGTAATTACTTATTTTTTGAATAATCCATATATTTTAATGTCTGATGGTTCTTATGAGGATCCACATAATAAGTTTATTGGTTCTCATAATATACAAAATTTGTTAAGTGATGAAGATTTATCTTTGTTCTATAATGTAAATCAAAGAAAGTTTTGGGTAAAGAATCCAATGCAAAATAATCGAGATTATAATTTTCTTATTTCGCTTGGGATAAAAGAATTTGGAATTGTAGAATTTTTAAAAATATTAATAAAAAAGCAAAGAGACGAGAAAGAAGTCTTTAATACAATAATTGAAAGATTTCAAAATCGAAATATATCGTGGTTTGTACGATTATATTCTTTGATGTTTGATGCATGGAAATCCATTGAAACGCAATTTTCAAGAGATTCAATCCGATTGTTGCAATTATGTTATTGTAATGATGAGAAGCTTTATCCATTTGAGGATTGTTATTTAATAAATTCTGTTTCATCAATGGCTTCAGAATCGATACATTGTGTTAATATAGATTGTTTGATTAGTCAAGAAACAAGACATGATTTAGAGTATTTTTTTGAAGATCTGGTTGGAATAAAGGAATATGAATTATCAGATCTGATACATAACGAGTGTAGAAAATTTGAAGAAAAAAGTAATAAAACTATACAAGAGTCTTTGATGTTTTATGAGTTTTATAAAGAAGATAATTCAATTATTGATATATTAAAGCAGTATAAAATTTTTTGTTCTGATAATGGTGTATGGGATAAAGCTGAGTTTTTTTATTTATCAGAAGAATTAAAGGATTCATGTAAAAATCTTTCAATTTATTATGATTACTATAATTTAAAAGTGAATGAAGAAAATAAAAAGATTTATAATAAGTCTTATAGTTATCCAAATATGTATAAATTAAATCCCGAATATAAGACTTTCTTTTACTCTGATGTGGATTTCTCTAAATTTTTAGATTTTCTTGATATAATAGGAATATATACTTCCATAGTTGTGTGGGAATCGCCGTGTAAGATGAATCCAATGTGGTTGAAAATTCAGGAAAATTCTGAAAAGTTTTTTGGTGGAAATGCAACTGAAACAGATGTGGATTACGAAATAAAATATCTAGATTCATTTTTAAAAAGATCTTCTAAGGCTGTTGTTTTTGAGCTTATTTGGAATTTTTTAAAAAGTGCAAATTTAGAATGGAAAAATTGTGAATATAGTCCTGCTAAAAAGTATTTACCAAAATCATATAATTCTCATATTGTTTTAGATTTATGTAATAATGAATGGGTTTTACAAGTTACGGATGATAAGACTTATTTTGTAAAACCAGAAGATGCTTGTTTATCTCGATTACCAGAATATTATGAAAAGGAATATGAAAATTCGAGTATCAAAGAATGGCTTCTTTTAATGAATTTTGGAAAAAATGAGAGTCAAAAAAATGATTCATCTCTTATGGAAGTAGATATAGATTTTGTTCATCTAATCAAAGATTTGCAAAATAAAGGTATTTCAAAACAGAGAATTGTAGAATCTATGAATATACTTAAAAACGAAGATTCTAATTTTATAGATGAGATATCTGATGAAATGAGAAACCAAAGCGTTCGGATAAGTAAAAAACAAAAAGAACTTATAGAATCATTTTTAAGAAGTATTTATAGTGATGAGGATAATAGAATTCATTGTCAAATATGTAAAAAAACTATGCCATTTAAAAATAAAGATGGTGAAGATTATTTTGAAAGTGTTCAATTATTTTCGACTGAATTAGTTCAAAAAGAAGTAAAGGAAAATTATGTTGCATTATGTCCTGTATGTTCTGCAAAAATGAAAGTGTACTATCAGTATAATAAAAATAGTAAGAAACAGTTATATGATAGAATTTATCATAGTCAGCCTAATACTAATGTTTTTAGAATTAATCTTGATAGAGATGAGGAAATCCTTTTTTCAGAATGTCATATCTCGGAATTAAAACAGAGTATGAATAATAAAATATGA
- a CDS encoding helix-turn-helix transcriptional regulator produces the protein MAIDFTEKAKRFQAIDEIIASGRKLKWNQIISELNDKYKIKTGRTSFFRDIKELTEKYQAPIDTDFETSGYFYTDPKYRLPRFYTDDNAAKAAKLIKTLMDIVKGNPLYKEAQEVFESLAIEKQDLSIENIKINKSPDNDRIIFVGAPNKDIPAETWRLLDKALRENLIITFDYQSLTDTKPSPRRVQPWQLIFDNGNWNLHALDVIKNGKRRYSLGEMKNIQLTKEVFTLPKDYDFRKMTRGSFGCMCHDCFLDYKIHLHGYAARYAKNRIWGENQNISPDKKNPGPDGDGIILSFRSNQLFSIRRWTWQWADEAIPIAPEELVTDWQERRKRVNLIDEV, from the coding sequence ATGGCCATAGACTTTACAGAAAAAGCAAAACGATTTCAGGCTATTGATGAAATTATAGCATCTGGACGAAAACTGAAATGGAATCAGATCATTTCTGAACTTAATGACAAGTATAAAATAAAAACTGGAAGAACATCTTTTTTCCGTGACATAAAGGAGCTTACAGAAAAATATCAGGCTCCAATTGATACAGATTTTGAAACAAGCGGATATTTCTATACTGATCCAAAATACCGGTTACCGCGTTTTTATACAGATGACAATGCTGCAAAAGCCGCAAAACTGATTAAGACTCTTATGGATATTGTAAAAGGAAATCCTCTTTACAAGGAAGCTCAGGAAGTTTTTGAATCCCTTGCTATAGAAAAGCAGGATTTATCAATTGAAAATATTAAAATAAATAAATCTCCCGATAATGACAGAATAATTTTTGTCGGTGCACCAAATAAAGACATTCCTGCAGAAACCTGGCGGCTTCTGGATAAAGCCCTGAGAGAAAACCTGATAATTACTTTTGATTATCAATCCCTCACGGATACCAAACCATCTCCAAGACGAGTACAACCGTGGCAGCTTATTTTTGATAACGGAAACTGGAATCTTCATGCTCTTGACGTAATAAAAAATGGAAAACGACGATATTCCTTAGGCGAAATGAAAAACATTCAGCTTACAAAAGAAGTTTTTACACTTCCTAAGGACTATGATTTCCGCAAAATGACAAGAGGGTCCTTCGGCTGTATGTGTCATGATTGTTTTTTAGATTATAAAATCCATCTTCACGGTTATGCAGCCCGCTATGCAAAAAACCGCATCTGGGGAGAAAACCAGAATATTTCTCCTGATAAAAAAAATCCCGGCCCTGACGGAGATGGAATTATATTAAGCTTCCGAAGCAACCAGCTTTTTTCTATTCGGCGATGGACCTGGCAATGGGCTGATGAAGCTATTCCAATCGCACCGGAAGAACTTGTTACAGACTGGCAGGAAAGAAGAAAACGGGTTAATTTAATTGATGAAGTGTAA
- a CDS encoding carbon-nitrogen hydrolase family protein, which yields MKIKIAMLQLLPEASIEQNLKKGLDACIEAKKLGANIALFPEMWSTGYKISLDQKELESQSINKNSNFILSFKKLAQELNLAIGITFLETNNPKPLNSVIFFDKKGNEVLHYSKVHTCDFDVEKVLSSGDDFYVADLDLGFTKVKIGTMICFDREFPESARVLMLKGAEIILAPNACPMEINRLSALRTRAYENMLAVCTCNYPAGQPDCNGHSTLFDGVAWLREEDGVRDMCVFEAPETEGIYLAEVDLDLLRNYRENEIMGWKYRKAKSYQILIGK from the coding sequence ATGAAGATAAAAATTGCAATGTTACAATTGCTTCCTGAAGCTTCAATTGAGCAAAATTTAAAAAAAGGATTGGATGCCTGCATAGAAGCAAAAAAACTCGGAGCGAATATAGCTTTATTTCCAGAAATGTGGAGTACAGGTTATAAAATTTCATTGGATCAAAAAGAACTTGAATCTCAATCAATAAATAAAAATTCTAATTTTATTCTTTCTTTCAAGAAACTAGCGCAAGAACTAAATCTTGCAATTGGAATCACTTTTTTAGAAACTAACAATCCCAAGCCGTTGAATTCCGTAATCTTCTTTGATAAGAAAGGAAACGAAGTTTTACATTACTCAAAAGTTCATACATGTGATTTTGACGTTGAAAAAGTACTTTCTTCGGGAGATGATTTTTACGTTGCTGATTTAGATTTGGGGTTTACAAAGGTAAAAATCGGTACAATGATTTGCTTTGACAGAGAGTTTCCAGAAAGCGCAAGAGTACTAATGCTTAAAGGGGCAGAAATAATTCTTGCTCCAAATGCCTGTCCTATGGAAATTAACAGGTTATCAGCATTGCGAACTCGTGCATATGAAAACATGCTGGCAGTTTGCACATGTAATTATCCTGCCGGTCAACCTGATTGCAACGGTCATTCCACTCTTTTTGATGGAGTTGCCTGGCTTCGCGAAGAAGACGGTGTACGGGATATGTGTGTATTTGAAGCTCCTGAGACAGAAGGTATTTATCTGGCTGAAGTTGACTTGGATTTGCTTAGAAATTATAGAGAAAATGAAATTATGGGATGGAAGTATAGGAAAGCCAAGAGTTATCAAATACTAATTGGAAAATAA
- a CDS encoding InlB B-repeat-containing protein, whose amino-acid sequence MFNRIINQFSRVVVLFIIFFCFSSCENSFFIDAAGLYTVSFETNTDTELESYRTKKIESIPLLEKPDSMFVGWYTNSSFAGEAITFPYEVKKDITLYAKWNQKFIVEFESNGGSEIASYKTAEILTLPDITREGYFFAGWYEQSDFGGEAVTVPYQVTKETIFYAKWLKIYTVSFETNDGTRINPIQTAIINSAPVTRKDGNIFIGWYKESALVNQVMFPYQVNSDITLYAGWVDASNSIYTVKHYQQDTSRNSYTFIEYETKYGIAEEQTIAVAKNYPGFTAIPFTQKIISDDNCTTVEIYYDRNIYTLSFNSNGGSGIIENKNFWYGVNTQLPDNTFEKRGYVFAGWSKTETGNIDYENEDYYAIENNSTLYAVWEPVSYSINYVLNNGKNSELNIFSYTIEDEVILSNPIREGYVFLGWYTDSSFSESSITKITAGTTGNKTFYARWEIIKYSVTYILNEGTLLVSNPEAYTIVTSTFALNSPVRTGYTFAGWYDNPDFNGSSCNQISKGSYGDKVLYAKWTVKSYTITYNLNGGKNNSNNPRTYTIESDLITLQNPTRGGCIFRGWYTSSNYSGNIVTQIESGSTGNKVYFAKWELVQYTIGYNLNGGSFITSYPETYYVTTATFYLPTPVRTGYTFAGWYANSSFSGNKSIQIVNGSFGNKTFYAKWTPTVYTIMYELDEGINNSQNPDSYTIESSTILLENPSRTGYIFKGWYLDSSFSGEQVSEIESGSTGNKTIYAKWEIITCSITYNLNEGENSSANLNTFTIKDIPLVLKPAVRKNYSFLGWYASADFNGEPVSQISGIDDENVTLYAKWIYGCVVTAKTVNTFDASTVDTVVVSGEIAVQGLRTLALRLNKFSSVTTLDLSKAEGLSTLECIYISETNGSRKASFLDGCSNITNVILPENLTEIGEYAFRDCRTLESIIIPSSVKNIGESAFVYCTGLKEINLPEGLESVSDFAFYNCFGLERLTIPSSLTTLGWNAFGNCRTLSSVLIKPGLTRIGNQAFYYCDSLKSIEIPDTVVTIGENAFGHCMQITIINIPESVKEIEKEVFYNCDSLVSIVIPDTVETMGEGVFGMCTSLSEINYEGTKSQWNVISKSSSWMGKNSAITKIICSDGEIEL is encoded by the coding sequence ATGTTTAATAGAATAATAAATCAATTTAGCAGAGTAGTTGTTTTGTTTATTATTTTTTTCTGTTTTTCATCATGTGAAAATTCTTTTTTTATTGATGCGGCAGGATTGTATACAGTGTCTTTTGAGACAAATACAGATACTGAACTTGAAAGTTATCGTACAAAAAAAATAGAAAGTATTCCCCTGCTTGAAAAACCTGATTCCATGTTTGTGGGATGGTATACGAATTCTTCTTTTGCAGGAGAAGCAATAACTTTTCCATATGAAGTAAAAAAAGATATTACGCTTTATGCAAAATGGAATCAAAAATTTATAGTTGAGTTTGAATCAAATGGCGGATCTGAAATTGCAAGTTATAAAACGGCAGAAATTTTAACGTTACCTGACATAACTCGAGAGGGGTATTTTTTTGCGGGATGGTATGAACAGTCTGATTTTGGAGGAGAAGCTGTAACAGTCCCATATCAGGTTACGAAAGAAACAATTTTTTATGCTAAGTGGTTGAAGATATATACAGTTAGTTTTGAAACAAATGATGGAACAAGGATAAATCCTATTCAGACTGCAATTATTAACAGTGCACCTGTTACAAGAAAAGATGGAAATATTTTTATTGGATGGTATAAAGAATCTGCACTTGTGAATCAGGTTATGTTTCCATATCAAGTAAATTCAGATATTACTTTATATGCAGGATGGGTAGATGCAAGTAATTCAATTTATACTGTAAAGCATTATCAGCAGGATACATCCCGGAATTCATATACATTTATTGAATATGAAACTAAATATGGTATTGCCGAGGAACAAACAATTGCTGTTGCAAAAAATTATCCTGGTTTTACTGCAATTCCATTTACGCAAAAAATAATTTCTGATGATAATTGTACTACTGTAGAAATTTATTATGATAGAAATATATATACATTAAGTTTTAATTCCAATGGTGGAAGTGGAATTATAGAAAATAAAAATTTCTGGTATGGGGTAAACACGCAGTTACCGGACAATACTTTTGAAAAACGCGGATATGTGTTTGCAGGCTGGTCAAAAACAGAGACAGGAAATATTGATTATGAGAATGAAGATTACTACGCAATAGAAAATAATTCTACATTATATGCTGTATGGGAACCTGTGAGTTATTCTATAAATTATGTTTTGAATAATGGTAAGAATTCAGAATTAAATATTTTTTCATATACAATTGAAGATGAAGTAATTTTGAGTAATCCAATTCGTGAAGGATATGTTTTTTTGGGCTGGTATACAGATTCTTCATTCTCAGAGAGTTCAATTACAAAGATTACTGCCGGAACAACAGGAAACAAAACTTTTTATGCCAGATGGGAAATAATTAAATATTCAGTAACATATATTTTGAATGAAGGAACTTTGCTGGTATCAAATCCTGAAGCATATACAATTGTGACATCAACTTTTGCTTTGAATTCTCCTGTTAGAACTGGATATACGTTTGCTGGATGGTATGATAATCCGGATTTTAACGGAAGCAGCTGTAATCAAATTTCAAAAGGTTCTTATGGCGATAAAGTTCTGTATGCAAAATGGACTGTAAAAAGTTATACCATTACTTATAATTTAAATGGTGGAAAAAACAACAGTAATAATCCCCGGACTTATACGATTGAAAGTGATTTAATAACTTTACAGAATCCAACTCGTGGCGGATGTATATTCAGAGGTTGGTATACATCATCAAACTATTCTGGAAATATAGTAACACAGATTGAAAGTGGTTCAACAGGAAATAAAGTTTATTTTGCAAAATGGGAACTTGTACAATATACAATAGGTTATAATTTAAATGGAGGAAGTTTTATAACTTCATATCCTGAAACTTATTATGTCACGACTGCAACATTTTATTTACCGACTCCTGTTCGGACAGGATATACTTTCGCTGGCTGGTATGCAAATTCTTCATTTTCAGGAAATAAATCAATTCAAATTGTAAATGGAAGTTTTGGAAATAAAACTTTTTATGCAAAATGGACTCCAACAGTTTATACGATTATGTATGAACTTGATGAGGGAATAAATAACAGTCAGAATCCTGATTCATATACAATAGAAAGCAGTACAATTCTGTTAGAAAATCCATCAAGAACCGGTTATATATTTAAAGGCTGGTATCTGGATTCATCTTTTTCCGGAGAACAGGTTTCAGAAATTGAATCTGGTTCAACAGGAAATAAAACTATATATGCAAAGTGGGAGATAATAACCTGTTCAATTACGTATAATTTAAACGAAGGAGAAAATTCTTCTGCGAATTTAAATACTTTTACAATAAAAGATATTCCGCTTGTTTTAAAACCTGCGGTACGAAAAAATTATTCTTTTCTGGGATGGTATGCATCTGCTGATTTTAATGGAGAGCCGGTTTCGCAGATATCTGGTATTGATGATGAAAATGTAACTCTTTATGCAAAATGGATTTATGGATGTGTTGTTACGGCAAAGACAGTAAACACATTTGATGCAAGTACTGTTGATACAGTTGTCGTTTCCGGAGAAATTGCAGTGCAGGGATTACGAACACTTGCATTACGATTGAATAAGTTTTCTTCAGTAACAACACTTGATTTATCAAAAGCAGAAGGTTTATCAACTTTGGAATGTATTTATATTTCAGAAACAAATGGTTCCAGAAAAGCTTCTTTTTTAGACGGATGCAGTAATATTACAAATGTGATTCTACCGGAGAATCTGACAGAAATAGGGGAATATGCTTTTAGAGACTGTAGAACGCTGGAGTCTATAATTATCCCTTCAAGTGTAAAAAACATTGGTGAATCGGCTTTTGTGTATTGCACAGGGCTAAAGGAAATAAATTTACCGGAAGGGCTTGAATCGGTTTCAGATTTTGCTTTTTATAACTGTTTTGGGCTTGAAAGATTAACAATTCCATCTTCTCTTACTACTCTTGGGTGGAATGCATTTGGTAATTGTAGAACTCTTAGTTCTGTATTAATAAAACCTGGATTAACTAGAATTGGTAATCAGGCATTTTATTATTGTGATAGCTTAAAATCTATTGAAATTCCAGATACTGTTGTAACTATTGGAGAAAATGCGTTTGGACACTGTATGCAAATAACAATTATAAATATTCCTGAAAGTGTTAAGGAAATTGAAAAAGAAGTATTTTATAATTGTGATTCATTAGTCAGCATAGTAATTCCTGACACTGTTGAGACTATGGGAGAAGGTGTTTTTGGAATGTGCACTTCTTTATCAGAAATTAACTATGAAGGAACAAAGAGTCAGTGGAATGTAATATCTAAGTCATCAAGCTGGATGGGGAAGAATTCTGCTATCACAAAAATCATTTGCAGCGATGGTGAAATAGAACTGTAG
- a CDS encoding carbohydrate-binding domain-containing protein, whose protein sequence is MKKLFSAAIIFILGTFCFSQDKKNYGEFKIIPSDSSVKIEKNTVTLCPKKEGAEYIISGYFNGQIINKTKNTVLKLNNAFIENTNGQPAVYGEAKTEISSVEKSVNYIIASGSSGSKTAAVQCKKNLEIGGKGTIYISGKTYHGVKADDVKLKGSGTYHFEGTKDGSAINCKTFTVEKGKTFSAYLSNSKNGIKADKTIFIDSGNFFISNNETAFKTDTKKDDASSVHEIKITGGIFKLQENNTLFSTEKNGYKKTGGKFLDE, encoded by the coding sequence ATGAAAAAACTTTTTTCTGCAGCAATAATTTTTATTTTAGGAACATTCTGTTTTTCTCAGGACAAAAAAAATTACGGTGAATTCAAAATTATTCCTTCTGATTCATCTGTTAAAATAGAAAAAAACACCGTCACCCTCTGCCCGAAAAAGGAAGGAGCCGAATATATAATCTCAGGTTACTTTAACGGACAGATTATAAACAAAACAAAAAATACCGTCTTAAAACTTAATAATGCGTTTATTGAAAACACAAACGGACAGCCTGCAGTTTACGGAGAAGCAAAAACAGAAATCTCTTCAGTAGAAAAAAGCGTAAACTATATAATCGCTTCTGGTTCTTCCGGAAGTAAAACCGCCGCAGTTCAATGTAAAAAAAATCTTGAAATCGGCGGAAAAGGAACTATTTATATTTCCGGAAAAACTTATCACGGTGTAAAAGCTGATGATGTAAAACTCAAAGGTTCCGGCACTTACCACTTTGAAGGAACAAAAGACGGTTCTGCCATTAACTGTAAAACCTTTACTGTTGAAAAAGGAAAAACTTTTTCTGCATACCTTTCAAATTCAAAAAACGGAATAAAAGCAGATAAGACTATTTTTATTGATTCCGGAAACTTTTTTATTTCAAATAACGAAACAGCTTTCAAAACCGACACAAAAAAAGACGATGCCTCATCTGTTCACGAAATTAAAATTACCGGGGGAATATTCAAGCTGCAGGAGAACAATACACTCTTCTCCACAGAAAAAAACGGCTATAAAAAAACCGGTGGAAAATTCCTGGACGAATAA